From the genome of Geminocystis herdmanii PCC 6308, one region includes:
- the hemF gene encoding oxygen-dependent coproporphyrinogen oxidase, whose product MVVTETNLNQSPSLPPEDAKTRVSQFMQSLQDEICSGLEALDGKGKFKEDSWQREEGGGGRSRVMTDGNIFEQGGVNFSEVWGHNLPPSILQQRPEAEGHSFYATGTSMVLHPKNPYIPTVHLNYRYFEAGPVWWFGGGADLTPYYPFAEDAKHFHSTFKQTCHRHNPEYYPVFKRWCDEYFYLKHRNETRGVGGLFFDYQDGTGALYKGPHKDKSAAEYSNGLPPQKHRTWEDLFAFIQDCGRTFLPAYVPIAEKRQHTEYGDRERNFQLYRRGRYVEFNLVYDRGTIFGLQTNGRTESILMSLPPLVRWEYGYTPEPNTPEAELYEVFLKPQNWAE is encoded by the coding sequence ATGGTAGTTACAGAAACTAATCTCAATCAATCTCCTTCTTTACCCCCTGAAGATGCAAAAACTAGAGTTAGTCAATTTATGCAAAGTCTGCAAGATGAAATCTGTTCAGGTTTAGAAGCCTTAGACGGCAAGGGTAAATTTAAGGAAGATAGTTGGCAAAGAGAGGAAGGGGGAGGAGGTCGATCGAGAGTGATGACCGATGGTAATATATTTGAACAAGGTGGGGTTAATTTTTCCGAAGTTTGGGGACATAATCTTCCTCCTAGTATTTTACAACAAAGACCAGAAGCGGAAGGGCATTCTTTTTATGCTACGGGAACATCCATGGTATTGCATCCTAAAAACCCTTATATCCCTACGGTACACCTTAATTATCGCTATTTTGAAGCAGGTCCCGTATGGTGGTTCGGTGGTGGTGCAGATTTAACTCCTTACTACCCTTTTGCTGAGGATGCTAAACATTTTCATTCTACCTTTAAACAGACGTGCCATCGCCATAATCCCGAATATTATCCTGTGTTTAAGCGTTGGTGTGATGAATATTTTTACCTCAAACACCGCAACGAAACCAGAGGAGTAGGGGGACTGTTCTTTGACTACCAAGACGGTACAGGGGCGTTGTATAAAGGACCTCATAAAGATAAATCTGCCGCTGAATATAGCAATGGTTTACCACCTCAAAAACATCGTACATGGGAAGACTTATTCGCCTTCATTCAAGACTGTGGGCGCACTTTTCTTCCTGCTTATGTACCTATTGCCGAAAAACGTCAACATACAGAATATGGCGATCGAGAACGTAATTTCCAATTGTATCGTCGAGGAAGATACGTTGAATTTAATTTAGTTTATGATAGAGGAACTATTTTCGGATTACAAACAAATGGTAGAACGGAATCAATTTTAATGTCATTACCTCCCCTTGTGCGTTGGGAATACGGCTACACTCCTGAACCGAATACCCCCGAAGCAGAACTATATGAAGTGTTCTTAAAACCTCAAAATTGGGCGGAA